In Polyodon spathula isolate WHYD16114869_AA chromosome 47, ASM1765450v1, whole genome shotgun sequence, a single window of DNA contains:
- the LOC121306341 gene encoding zona pellucida sperm-binding protein 3-like isoform X1: MGMRSVQTALSLALILLVQLHGAFGWSWPDQQVYNAAPYLQPPGAQSFPAAVFQAKPTPRSVERADLSLSSSVTLDCRKDAMVVTVNRDLFGIGYLVNSADLSVGSAGCSATSTDSVAGTVLFSIQLQDCGSTFQVFPDFLSYTNHLYYKPASIGIITRVNMADILLECRYPRRWNVSSSPIKPTWVPFTSTASTEQILDFSLLLMSGMKEWAGYGEWGLITTWQLSFEHEDQFLLYWMLKLLSSNGFYPPLP; encoded by the exons ATGGGGATGCGCAGTGTTCAGACAGCGCTTTCGCTCGCTTTGATTTTGCTTGTGCAGCTCCACGGCGCTTTTGGATGGAGCTGGCCGGATCAGCAGGTTTATAACGCAGCGCCGTACCTGCAGCCTCCTGGAGCGCAGTCGTTTCCTGCAGCGGTATTTCAGGCGAAGCCCACCCCTCGTTCCGTGGAGAGAGCTGACCTGTCGCTGTCGAGTTCGGTCACTCTGGACTGCAGGAAAGACGCCATGGTCGTGACGGTGAACCGGGACTTGTTCGGGATCGGCTACCTGGTGAACAGCGCCGACTTGAGCGTGGGATCGGCGGGCTGCTCGGCCACCTCCACCGACAGCGTCGCAGGCACGGTTTTGTTCAGCATCCAGCTCCAGGATTGCGGCAGTACTTTCCAG GTATTCCCAGACTTCCTGAGCTACACAAACCATCTCTATTACAAGCCTGCCAGCATTGGTATCATCACCAGGGTTAATATGGCTGACATTCTCCTTGAATGCCGATACCCGAG GAGGTGGAATGTCAGCAGCAGCCCCATAAAGCCAACCTGGGTGCCCTTCACTTCAACAGCCTCTACAGAGCAAATCCTGGACTTCTCCTTGCTGCTCATGAGTGGTATGAAGGAATGGGCTGGGTATGGGGAGTGGGGTTTAATCACAACCTGGCAACTATCTTTTGAACATGAAGACCAGTTTCTCTTGTATTGGATGCTGAAGCTGTTATCTTCAAATGGTTTTTATCCTCCCCTCCCATAG